The following coding sequences are from one Shewanella eurypsychrophilus window:
- the pheT gene encoding phenylalanine--tRNA ligase subunit beta: protein MKFSESWLREWVNPSISRDELSHQITMAGLEVDGIEAVAGEFSGVIVGEVVECGQHPDADKLRVTKINVGQDELIDIVCGAPNCRLGLKVAVAMVGAVLPGNFKIKKAKLRGEPSFGMLCSYGELGIDIESDGILELSVDAPVGTDLRELLQLDDAIIDVDLTANRADCLGMSGLAREVGVLNRQAVIEPTWEAVVPAIDDQVQVNLQTPESCGRYLSRVVKNVDMQAPSPLWMQEKLRRSGIRSIDPIVDITNYVLIEFGQPMHAFDLAKLDGDIQVRLASGEEKLTLLDGNEITVPSDMLVIADQHKPLALAGVFGGEHSGVSSDTQDIMLECAFFAPLAILGKARRLGLHTDSSHRFERGVDPELQHKAMDRATRLVLDICGGEAGPVVEAKSDEHLPKPVSITLRRSKLDRILGHHISDAEVTEILERLGFAVEFIADQWNVVTATYRFDMAIEEDLIEEVARIYGYNNIPNTAPVAALSMPDHNESDISLKRVRSMLVARGFQEAVTYSFVDPKLQDKIHPGCEAMVLPNPISVEMSAMRLSLFTGLLGVVGYNQSRQQNRVRLFETGLRFVPDSSADSNVRQQPMLAAVISGNQNDEHWSMESKTADFFDLKGDLEAIIGLTVSDEEFTFRSATHPALHPGQCAEILRNDQVIGIIGAVHPSLEKPFGLNGKTIVFELELDALLHANLPQAQAVSKFPANRRDIAMVVDDNVSAGDVVKMIRKVGQNQLVGINLFDVYQGKGVEPGKKSLAIALTLQDNTRTLEEKEIAEMVDSVVSALKSEFNALLRD, encoded by the coding sequence ATGAAATTTAGTGAATCTTGGCTCCGTGAATGGGTTAATCCAAGCATAAGTCGTGACGAATTGTCACATCAAATTACCATGGCGGGTCTAGAAGTCGATGGTATCGAAGCTGTTGCCGGTGAGTTCTCTGGCGTTATCGTCGGTGAAGTTGTTGAGTGTGGCCAGCACCCAGATGCAGATAAACTGCGAGTCACCAAAATTAATGTCGGACAAGACGAGCTTATCGACATTGTTTGTGGTGCCCCAAATTGTCGTTTAGGCCTTAAAGTGGCTGTTGCTATGGTGGGTGCAGTACTGCCTGGTAACTTTAAAATTAAAAAAGCTAAGCTACGTGGCGAGCCATCATTTGGCATGCTTTGTTCATACGGTGAGCTAGGCATTGATATCGAAAGTGATGGTATCCTTGAGTTATCTGTTGATGCGCCTGTGGGAACCGATTTACGCGAGCTCTTACAGCTAGATGACGCCATCATCGATGTCGATTTAACGGCAAACCGTGCCGATTGCCTCGGTATGTCAGGTCTGGCGCGTGAAGTTGGTGTACTAAACCGTCAAGCGGTTATAGAGCCAACATGGGAAGCGGTTGTTCCTGCTATCGATGATCAAGTACAAGTCAATCTTCAGACGCCAGAGTCATGTGGACGTTACCTTAGCCGTGTAGTTAAAAATGTTGATATGCAGGCTCCATCCCCTTTATGGATGCAAGAGAAGCTACGTCGTAGCGGTATTCGCTCTATTGACCCTATCGTTGATATTACTAACTATGTATTAATCGAGTTTGGTCAGCCAATGCACGCGTTCGATCTTGCTAAACTTGATGGTGATATTCAAGTTCGCTTGGCAAGCGGTGAAGAGAAGTTAACCTTGCTTGATGGCAATGAAATCACCGTACCAAGTGACATGCTAGTGATTGCTGATCAACACAAGCCCCTAGCACTTGCTGGTGTTTTTGGTGGCGAACACTCAGGGGTTAGCAGTGACACTCAAGACATCATGCTTGAATGTGCCTTCTTTGCTCCACTTGCTATTTTAGGTAAGGCTCGTCGCCTTGGTTTACATACTGATTCTTCACATCGCTTTGAGCGTGGTGTCGACCCAGAGCTGCAACATAAGGCGATGGATCGTGCCACGCGTTTAGTACTCGATATCTGCGGTGGTGAAGCTGGACCAGTTGTCGAAGCTAAATCAGATGAGCACCTGCCAAAGCCTGTGTCGATCACTTTACGTCGTAGTAAATTAGATCGCATCTTAGGTCACCATATTTCTGATGCTGAAGTGACAGAAATTCTTGAGCGCCTCGGTTTTGCTGTTGAGTTTATTGCTGATCAATGGAATGTCGTCACGGCAACGTATCGCTTCGATATGGCTATCGAAGAAGATTTGATTGAAGAAGTCGCTCGTATTTACGGTTACAACAACATTCCTAATACCGCTCCTGTAGCCGCGTTAAGTATGCCTGACCATAATGAGTCAGATATCAGCTTAAAGCGCGTAAGAAGCATGCTGGTGGCTCGTGGATTCCAGGAAGCAGTGACTTATAGTTTTGTTGATCCTAAATTACAGGATAAGATCCATCCTGGCTGTGAAGCGATGGTTTTACCTAATCCTATCTCGGTTGAGATGTCTGCAATGCGTCTATCGCTATTTACAGGCTTACTTGGCGTTGTAGGTTATAACCAGAGTCGTCAGCAAAACCGTGTTCGTCTGTTCGAAACCGGCTTACGATTTGTGCCTGACAGCTCAGCGGATTCAAATGTTCGCCAACAACCTATGCTTGCTGCCGTCATTTCGGGTAACCAAAATGATGAACATTGGTCAATGGAATCTAAAACTGCTGACTTTTTTGACCTTAAAGGTGATTTAGAAGCCATTATCGGCTTGACAGTTTCTGATGAAGAATTTACTTTTAGATCAGCGACTCATCCAGCACTTCATCCAGGGCAATGTGCTGAAATCCTGAGAAATGATCAGGTGATCGGTATCATAGGAGCGGTGCATCCAAGCTTAGAGAAGCCATTTGGATTAAATGGTAAAACAATTGTTTTCGAGCTTGAATTGGATGCTTTACTGCATGCCAATTTGCCGCAAGCTCAGGCTGTATCTAAGTTCCCGGCAAACCGTCGTGACATAGCTATGGTGGTTGATGACAATGTTTCTGCTGGTGATGTTGTAAAAATGATAAGAAAAGTTGGCCAAAATCAGTTGGTTGGCATAAACTTATTCGATGTATACCAAGGTAAAGGCGTTGAGCCAGGCAAAAAAAGCCTAGCAATCGCACTTACATTACAAGATAACACTCGTACACTTGAAGAAAAAGAGATTGCTGAGATGGTTGATTCAGTTGTTTCTGCACTCAAGTCAGAGTTCAACGCATTGTTGAGGGATTAA
- the lpxM gene encoding lauroyl-Kdo(2)-lipid IV(A) myristoyltransferase (LpxM is lauroyl-Kdo(2)-lipid IV(A) myristoyltransferase, an enzyme characterized in Escherichia coli and involved in biosynthesis of the form of lipid A found in that species and some closely related species.), which yields MSRKPKYFDRRFKLELLHPKYWLTWVGIAVLVTFGLMPAWLRDPIARQLAKVVTKIAKKPLNVARINLKACFPDKSPAEVECLINENIENFVMILLAQSELMVRSKAHLRRRVNLSGFEHVEQARAAGQPVIFIMPHVWGIEYAGLRLNIDLPMVSMAKAHRNGLFNWFSNRLRSSAGGNIYMREAGIRALLSELKNDKSFFYLPDEDLGPEKSVFAPFLGTVKATLPVVGRLAQAGNAQVLPVKIGYDQKARRYELTVMPAIAPEEMKGKENEALALNKAVEQVILAYPEQYMWFLKVLKTRPEGEAPFY from the coding sequence TTGTCGAGAAAGCCAAAGTATTTCGATCGCCGCTTTAAACTCGAATTATTGCATCCTAAATATTGGCTAACTTGGGTTGGCATTGCTGTTTTAGTTACTTTTGGCCTTATGCCTGCCTGGTTACGTGATCCTATAGCAAGGCAATTGGCGAAAGTTGTCACTAAGATAGCTAAGAAGCCGCTCAATGTTGCCAGAATCAATTTGAAGGCATGCTTTCCTGACAAGTCTCCAGCAGAGGTTGAGTGCCTGATTAATGAGAATATTGAAAATTTCGTGATGATCTTACTCGCGCAGTCTGAATTGATGGTGCGTTCAAAGGCTCATCTACGACGCAGAGTGAACCTCTCTGGTTTCGAGCATGTAGAGCAAGCAAGAGCAGCAGGTCAACCAGTCATCTTCATCATGCCTCATGTTTGGGGTATTGAGTATGCGGGCTTAAGACTAAATATCGATCTACCTATGGTCAGTATGGCTAAAGCCCATAGGAATGGTTTGTTTAACTGGTTTAGTAACCGCTTGCGTAGTTCAGCAGGTGGTAATATTTATATGCGTGAAGCAGGAATTAGAGCGCTACTGTCTGAGCTTAAAAATGATAAAAGCTTCTTCTATCTCCCCGATGAAGATCTAGGTCCAGAAAAAAGCGTATTCGCCCCTTTCTTAGGTACAGTAAAAGCCACGCTACCTGTCGTTGGACGTTTGGCTCAAGCGGGTAATGCGCAAGTTTTACCCGTTAAGATTGGTTATGATCAAAAAGCTAGGCGTTATGAATTAACTGTGATGCCCGCCATAGCACCTGAGGAGATGAAAGGCAAAGAAAACGAAGCTCTCGCGCTGAATAAAGCCGTTGAGCAGGTTATCTTGGCTTACCCTGAGCAGTATATGTGGTTCCTTAAGGTATTGAAGACACGGCCCGAGGGTGAAGCGCCATTCTATTGA
- a CDS encoding LysR family transcriptional regulator, producing the protein MRLKTTLDQWLTLSEIDRAGSIQAASVRLNKSHTTLIYAVKKLEEQLGVSLVQIKGRRAVLSDDGKVLLRRADSMLEQARELEEISTQLARGIESEITIAVDHLCDRSWLYQPMADFLRENSCTSIQVIETSLSKTSQMVTDEQADISIVTLPVTNYPSEAFGIITMLPVVAKTHPLAGKNPLCSADFTTISQIVIRDLGGSGKQNAKQDVGWLKSRQRITVDNFDHAWQAVELGVGFCRLPEHLLNSRSMDNIVILKVENAESYQVPLHLTLPKGAKTGPAAKCLYQLLLESKKFRSIDTDIQCKQS; encoded by the coding sequence ATGAGATTGAAAACCACCCTGGATCAGTGGCTAACCCTGTCTGAAATTGATCGCGCTGGCAGCATCCAAGCAGCGTCGGTCCGATTAAACAAGAGCCATACCACGCTCATCTATGCGGTTAAAAAGCTCGAAGAGCAGTTGGGAGTATCTTTGGTGCAGATTAAAGGCCGTAGAGCCGTGCTGAGTGATGACGGTAAAGTGTTGCTTCGTCGGGCAGACTCCATGTTGGAGCAGGCGAGGGAACTCGAAGAGATAAGTACGCAACTCGCCAGAGGAATAGAGTCTGAGATAACCATTGCCGTCGATCACCTTTGTGATCGCAGCTGGTTATATCAACCTATGGCGGACTTCTTGAGAGAAAATAGTTGCACCTCCATTCAAGTGATCGAAACCTCACTGTCTAAAACATCGCAGATGGTGACTGATGAACAAGCCGATATCTCTATCGTCACGCTTCCTGTGACTAACTACCCCAGTGAGGCCTTTGGAATTATAACTATGTTGCCCGTGGTTGCTAAAACTCATCCACTGGCCGGCAAGAATCCCCTCTGTTCGGCGGATTTTACTACCATAAGCCAGATTGTCATCAGAGACTTAGGCGGCAGTGGAAAACAGAATGCTAAGCAAGATGTCGGTTGGCTTAAGTCCCGTCAGCGTATTACAGTGGATAATTTCGATCATGCTTGGCAAGCCGTTGAGCTGGGCGTTGGCTTTTGTCGCCTGCCGGAGCATCTTTTAAACAGTCGAAGTATGGATAATATTGTCATTTTGAAAGTAGAGAATGCCGAATCTTATCAGGTGCCTCTGCACTTAACCCTACCGAAAGGGGCTAAAACCGGCCCCGCGGCAAAATGTTTGTATCAGCTATTGCTTGAGAGTAAAAAGTTCAGGTCGATTGATACCGATATTCAATGTAAACAATCGTGA
- the pheS gene encoding phenylalanine--tRNA ligase subunit alpha yields the protein MSQLTEIVEQALLAVDGASDLKALDELRVEYLGKKGKITDMMKMMGKLSPAEKPAFGQAVNQAKQAVQQKLSESIEALKAAELATQLEAESIDVTLPGRRIDNGGLHPVTRTIERIETFFGELGFSVKQGPEIEDDFHNFDALNISEHHPARADHDTFYFNPKVMLRTQTSGVQIRTMEVEKPPLRIISPGRVYRNDYDQTHTPMFHQVEGLLVAENVNFAELKGILHDFLRNFFEEDLEVRFRPSYFPFTEPSAEVDVMGKNGKWLEVLGCGMVHPNVLRSVGIDPEKYSGFAFGMGVERLSMLRYGVNDLRSFFENDLRFLKQFK from the coding sequence ATGTCACAGTTAACAGAAATCGTAGAACAGGCCTTGCTGGCCGTCGACGGGGCTAGCGATCTTAAAGCCCTCGATGAGCTTCGTGTCGAATACCTGGGTAAAAAAGGTAAAATTACCGACATGATGAAGATGATGGGTAAACTTAGCCCAGCAGAGAAGCCCGCTTTCGGTCAAGCTGTGAACCAAGCCAAGCAGGCTGTTCAACAGAAACTGTCAGAGAGTATCGAAGCCTTAAAAGCTGCCGAACTGGCCACTCAGCTTGAAGCTGAAAGTATCGATGTTACCTTGCCTGGCCGTCGTATAGATAATGGTGGTCTTCACCCGGTTACTCGTACTATCGAACGTATCGAAACCTTCTTTGGTGAGCTTGGGTTTAGCGTTAAGCAAGGACCTGAGATTGAAGATGATTTCCATAATTTCGACGCACTGAATATCTCAGAACATCATCCTGCTCGTGCCGATCACGATACGTTTTACTTTAATCCTAAAGTGATGTTGCGTACGCAAACTTCAGGTGTGCAGATCCGCACAATGGAAGTTGAGAAGCCGCCTCTACGTATTATTTCTCCAGGTCGTGTTTATCGTAATGATTATGACCAAACCCATACGCCTATGTTCCATCAGGTTGAAGGTTTACTCGTTGCTGAAAATGTTAACTTTGCCGAGTTGAAGGGCATCTTGCATGATTTCCTACGCAACTTCTTTGAAGAAGACTTAGAAGTGCGTTTCCGTCCTTCATATTTCCCATTTACAGAGCCTTCAGCTGAAGTCGATGTGATGGGTAAAAACGGCAAGTGGCTAGAAGTACTAGGCTGTGGCATGGTTCACCCAAATGTACTTCGTAGTGTGGGAATCGATCCAGAGAAGTACTCTGGTTTTGCTTTTGGTATGGGGGTTGAACGTCTGTCTATGTTGCGTTACGGCGTTAACGATCTACGTTCATTTTTTGAAAATGACCTACGTTTCCTCAAGCAATTCAAATAA
- the ihfA gene encoding integration host factor subunit alpha, whose translation MALTKAEMAEHLFETLGINKRVAKEMVETFFEEIRLALESGEQVKLSGFGNFDLRDKNQRPGRNPKTGEDIPISARRVVTFRPGQKLKSRVEEANAKK comes from the coding sequence ATGGCACTTACCAAAGCCGAAATGGCAGAGCATCTTTTTGAAACGCTTGGAATTAATAAGCGGGTAGCTAAGGAGATGGTAGAGACATTTTTCGAAGAAATTCGTCTAGCTCTCGAAAGTGGTGAGCAGGTCAAGTTATCTGGCTTCGGCAACTTTGACCTTAGAGATAAGAATCAAAGACCGGGAAGAAACCCAAAGACAGGTGAAGATATCCCTATCTCAGCTCGTCGTGTCGTTACCTTCCGTCCAGGACAGAAGCTAAAGAGCCGAGTCGAAGAAGCTAACGCGAAGAAGTAA
- a CDS encoding PAS domain-containing protein, producing the protein MVKNGSDGLPSFHTHWLSSLPFKFSIVQFCIAGLIITSSIWLILSIEKKHHQETQLSLSQNLGLTIVAQLQQTTSKIEALAASLGSMGSTYAGSSDQLKKIVPALLNTDGQQFLIEGGGIWPEPGAFDATKHRNSYFWARDKHNKFELINGYNNTNGSGYHSELWYKPTRFYPKGTTYWSDAYIDPYTDETLITASVPMWLKHEFIGVSTIDLALSSLKAFFEKLALHQGYLFALDGNNNLLAHPAEFDELDTGKPSPYLSHPFSHFTQEQPAYISLQKEIEKIDALFIAKTDQGKNYDKTQLEALLQTVDPSKRARLSALINANAQGMSPNSERTSSFVLNNDPLLKQPVLVSVFHMPRTYWKIILVTPLGEVGNQEHAIAAKIGIFLLLSQLIALVILFIFQHRLFIKPISSMVQSLQQGNIAKLELSANQRQDEIGQLAKAFTSRNQQLEIAYASLDASNLALEQQLEMQKHAQEQLKAHKDQLNDLLNASQNLICIKNTEGFYSLVNDKFCEVLGIERDKIIGAKDRDLFPSHIAEIIASHDRIVINNESPQSFEQPIPTNQGEITYLITKYPIQDQEGQIIALGAMAFDVSSIKDINEKLTLRGEELSNQLIHREMQIQHLQMTLDKVEQSSISIDKHKEQSRRLQDIGIHNQRLMPQLIAELLRQQLVEHELIFTKLRSKGALNQAKLEQELTQLITQQTDKLRHLLYLVVPQSEQIRSVHIKQFIEHLLAVVEPQLDEHQIQCQLNCPDQMTLQISPWTLLILLYKLLLNTIEHAFGQAAMANDKQSANKLEITVVKYEQSLQIVIKDNGVGLSPLQLDELNQNIQSNNEGSLAELALWLRMEFNGELTVTSEAGQYTEVKCVMHLSEDTNAPS; encoded by the coding sequence ATGGTAAAAAATGGATCCGATGGCCTACCCTCTTTTCACACCCACTGGTTAAGCAGCCTGCCATTTAAATTTTCTATCGTACAGTTTTGTATTGCTGGGCTGATCATTACATCAAGTATCTGGCTGATTTTATCCATTGAAAAAAAACACCATCAGGAAACTCAACTTTCTTTAAGCCAAAACTTAGGCTTAACGATTGTTGCTCAGCTTCAACAAACGACATCAAAAATAGAAGCGTTAGCTGCGTCCTTGGGATCGATGGGTTCAACATATGCAGGATCGTCTGATCAGCTAAAAAAAATAGTGCCGGCTCTTCTCAATACTGATGGACAACAATTTCTGATAGAGGGTGGCGGTATATGGCCTGAACCCGGCGCCTTTGACGCGACAAAGCATAGAAACAGTTACTTCTGGGCTCGAGATAAACACAATAAATTTGAACTCATCAATGGCTATAACAATACCAATGGTTCAGGTTACCACTCTGAACTCTGGTATAAACCTACCCGTTTTTACCCTAAAGGTACCACTTATTGGTCTGACGCATATATTGACCCATATACCGATGAAACCTTGATAACGGCCTCTGTCCCTATGTGGTTAAAGCATGAGTTTATTGGCGTGTCTACGATTGATTTAGCCCTCTCCTCACTTAAAGCATTTTTTGAGAAATTAGCGCTACATCAAGGCTATTTATTTGCACTTGATGGCAATAATAATCTTTTAGCTCACCCTGCTGAATTTGACGAACTGGACACAGGTAAGCCATCACCTTATTTAAGTCATCCTTTTAGCCATTTTACCCAAGAGCAGCCAGCCTACATCTCACTGCAAAAAGAGATTGAGAAAATTGATGCGCTGTTTATTGCCAAAACAGATCAAGGCAAAAATTATGACAAAACACAATTAGAAGCACTATTACAAACGGTAGACCCATCTAAACGCGCTAGGCTGTCAGCATTAATCAACGCGAATGCCCAAGGTATGTCACCTAACTCAGAACGCACCTCCAGCTTTGTATTAAACAATGATCCCCTACTTAAACAGCCTGTTTTAGTGTCTGTGTTTCACATGCCCAGAACATACTGGAAAATAATCTTAGTGACTCCACTCGGTGAGGTCGGTAACCAAGAACATGCCATTGCAGCTAAGATAGGTATCTTCCTGCTCTTAAGTCAATTGATTGCACTCGTTATTCTCTTCATATTTCAACATCGACTTTTCATTAAGCCTATCTCAAGTATGGTGCAATCACTCCAGCAAGGAAATATCGCAAAGCTTGAGCTATCGGCCAATCAACGACAAGATGAAATAGGTCAATTAGCCAAAGCATTTACCTCTAGAAATCAACAGCTTGAAATAGCTTACGCCAGCCTAGATGCCAGTAACTTGGCCCTTGAGCAACAGCTCGAAATGCAAAAGCATGCTCAAGAACAGTTAAAAGCCCATAAAGATCAACTCAATGATTTATTAAATGCATCACAAAATCTTATCTGTATCAAAAACACTGAGGGTTTCTACAGTTTAGTTAATGATAAGTTTTGTGAAGTTCTGGGTATAGAAAGAGATAAAATCATAGGCGCTAAAGACAGAGATTTATTCCCTTCACACATTGCCGAGATTATCGCTAGCCATGATAGGATCGTTATCAATAATGAATCCCCCCAGAGTTTTGAGCAACCGATCCCAACTAATCAAGGAGAGATCACTTACCTTATCACTAAGTATCCCATTCAAGATCAGGAAGGCCAAATTATCGCTTTAGGCGCGATGGCTTTTGATGTCAGCAGTATCAAAGATATTAATGAAAAATTGACTCTACGCGGGGAAGAGCTCAGTAATCAACTGATCCATAGAGAGATGCAGATACAACACCTGCAGATGACATTAGATAAAGTAGAACAATCGAGCATCAGTATCGACAAGCACAAAGAGCAGTCACGTCGACTGCAAGATATTGGTATTCATAACCAAAGACTAATGCCTCAATTAATCGCCGAGCTGTTAAGGCAACAACTCGTAGAACATGAGCTCATCTTCACTAAACTACGCAGTAAAGGCGCACTGAATCAAGCAAAACTTGAGCAAGAGTTAACACAACTTATCACCCAGCAAACAGATAAACTACGCCACTTATTGTATCTAGTCGTTCCACAAAGCGAACAGATTAGATCTGTGCATATCAAACAATTTATAGAGCACCTATTAGCAGTTGTAGAGCCCCAGTTAGATGAACATCAGATACAGTGTCAGCTCAACTGTCCAGATCAGATGACACTTCAAATCTCACCTTGGACACTTTTGATACTCCTCTACAAGTTATTGCTTAATACTATCGAGCATGCTTTTGGTCAAGCGGCCATGGCTAATGACAAACAGAGTGCGAATAAGTTAGAAATAACAGTAGTTAAATATGAGCAATCACTACAGATTGTTATTAAAGATAATGGCGTGGGCCTCAGTCCGCTACAACTAGATGAACTGAATCAAAATATCCAAAGTAACAATGAGGGTTCATTAGCTGAACTCGCTTTATGGCTGAGAATGGAGTTTAACGGTGAGTTAACTGTTACCTCTGAAGCCGGGCAATATACCGAGGTAAAATGTGTAATGCATCTGTCTGAAGATACTAATGCACCCAGTTAG
- a CDS encoding methyl-accepting chemotaxis protein — MKEVKFRWVDQFLIKMTLKTKFSILAIIPILSLMGLTFILYSLFTSQLTQSHQDAALQQTKAMSQIVTLSQKFIPQEQQSNYLRQLTQLDSVKSQQNMSREQLNAANQGGGIVNDRYQTQAVSALNPSGLATLIVMDDLSSVMAGSQMYVITCLIILILIILIFNYYISSFVGGALYTNVVALKQAADGDLTGRLNFFEVKDEFSILAISIDTLVERQHNLVTQLSHASHQIRQVVQSFRQNAQEGQSLASNQRQHLDSLATAMEEMTAAVKEVARNAEQSSNETQEANTQVDAGSKDIATTVNAIEMLSNEIGNASTAVDTLNENAAKIDEVVTTINAISQQTNLLALNAAIEAARAGEQGRGFAVVADEVRTLAGRTQEATVEIKTMIEALQTGAQDLTQVMKRTVAKADEGKKHVLDTGEDLKAIAEHSGRVYDMSVLIATSADEQSAVANEIATNLMEIRNQSHNVEQSANESVSGCDELHATAEQLDQLLIGLKI; from the coding sequence ATGAAAGAAGTAAAATTTCGTTGGGTAGACCAATTCCTTATAAAAATGACACTAAAAACAAAATTTTCCATTCTCGCAATAATCCCAATCCTCAGTTTAATGGGATTAACTTTTATCCTATACAGCCTATTTACTTCGCAGTTAACACAGAGCCATCAAGATGCGGCTTTACAGCAAACAAAGGCCATGAGCCAAATCGTGACACTGAGCCAAAAGTTTATTCCTCAAGAGCAACAAAGTAACTACTTACGCCAGCTGACTCAATTAGACAGTGTAAAAAGCCAACAGAACATGTCTCGAGAACAATTGAACGCAGCTAACCAAGGTGGTGGCATTGTTAACGATAGGTATCAGACTCAAGCCGTGAGTGCCTTAAACCCGAGCGGTCTGGCTACCTTGATTGTGATGGATGATTTAAGCAGCGTCATGGCGGGTTCGCAGATGTATGTGATCACTTGCTTAATTATTTTAATATTAATCATCCTTATCTTTAACTATTACATCTCTTCCTTTGTTGGTGGTGCCCTATATACAAATGTCGTGGCGCTGAAACAAGCTGCTGATGGAGATCTCACAGGACGACTTAACTTTTTTGAAGTGAAAGATGAGTTTAGTATTCTGGCCATTAGCATAGATACTTTGGTTGAACGTCAACATAATTTAGTGACTCAACTCAGTCACGCCAGCCATCAAATCAGGCAGGTGGTACAATCTTTCCGTCAAAATGCACAAGAGGGCCAATCTTTGGCTTCAAACCAAAGACAGCACTTAGACTCATTGGCCACTGCGATGGAAGAGATGACGGCTGCAGTAAAAGAAGTGGCTCGCAATGCAGAACAATCATCCAATGAAACCCAAGAGGCCAACACACAGGTCGATGCAGGCTCTAAAGATATCGCCACCACAGTAAACGCTATCGAGATGCTATCTAATGAAATTGGTAATGCGTCAACGGCTGTCGATACGTTAAATGAAAATGCGGCAAAGATTGACGAAGTTGTTACCACCATTAATGCGATTTCTCAGCAAACAAACCTTTTAGCACTTAATGCTGCGATTGAAGCTGCAAGAGCTGGTGAGCAAGGTCGAGGTTTTGCGGTCGTTGCTGACGAAGTAAGAACGCTAGCGGGTCGAACTCAGGAAGCAACGGTAGAAATAAAGACGATGATTGAAGCACTGCAAACCGGTGCACAAGATCTCACTCAAGTGATGAAGCGCACCGTAGCAAAGGCTGATGAAGGTAAGAAACATGTACTCGATACGGGTGAAGATCTTAAAGCCATCGCCGAACACAGTGGACGTGTTTATGACATGAGTGTGCTGATTGCAACCTCTGCAGATGAACAATCTGCTGTGGCTAATGAGATAGCGACTAACCTGATGGAGATCCGTAATCAATCTCATAATGTTGAGCAATCTGCCAATGAGTCAGTGTCAGGTTGTGACGAGCTCCATGCGACAGCAGAACAGCTAGATCAACTGCTTATCGGTCTTAAAATTTAG
- a CDS encoding monooxygenase has translation MQKLLQVDFGFNGPFGDEMATMLTDLAKSINNEPGMIWKIWTESESKQLGGGVYLFEDETSAQAYLEMHTARLNEMGITDVRGLILDINQTLSKLNHAPLAQK, from the coding sequence ATGCAAAAGTTACTACAGGTCGATTTTGGTTTTAATGGTCCGTTTGGAGATGAGATGGCGACCATGCTTACCGACTTAGCCAAGTCAATCAACAATGAACCCGGCATGATTTGGAAAATCTGGACCGAAAGTGAGTCGAAGCAACTCGGTGGCGGTGTATATCTGTTTGAAGATGAGACGAGTGCACAGGCTTACCTGGAGATGCATACGGCTCGCTTAAATGAGATGGGAATAACGGATGTCAGAGGGCTAATTCTCGATATAAACCAGACGTTATCTAAGCTGAACCACGCGCCACTTGCGCAGAAGTAA